From the Sporosarcina luteola genome, one window contains:
- a CDS encoding S66 family peptidase: protein MIRYPNPLKLGNTIGVTAPSSGVDETLHHLVLNARRQFEKRGYRVTVGNTVWTQNKSASAEKEIRAAELMAMFKNPEISTIIPPWGGEILMEILPLINWEDIDPKWILGYSDTSTFLFALTVKTGIATAHGPNFVELRSDVWEPVASKFMDVLQATAGSDIEQHSSEKFQSKWQHDAPDDPYVYKLDSPTEWKSVGSGNTELEGRFLGGCIDTIRHLVGTPYGDIASFQKNFLNDEPILWYFENCEMNATDFHRTMLQFVYAGWFENSTGILFGRSPAGQEVNGFTVLDSMERIKELTGLPIVYDADVGHVPPQITFVNGASGRVTMENGKGKGKVITTLR, encoded by the coding sequence ATGATCCGCTATCCAAATCCTTTGAAACTAGGAAATACAATCGGCGTGACAGCGCCGTCGTCAGGTGTTGATGAAACCCTTCACCATCTCGTCCTAAACGCTAGACGTCAATTTGAAAAAAGAGGTTATCGAGTGACTGTCGGCAATACTGTGTGGACACAAAACAAGTCCGCTTCAGCAGAGAAAGAAATCCGTGCGGCTGAGCTAATGGCTATGTTCAAAAATCCGGAAATCAGTACAATCATTCCTCCATGGGGCGGGGAAATCCTGATGGAGATTTTGCCTCTCATTAACTGGGAGGACATTGACCCTAAATGGATTTTAGGTTATTCAGATACGAGCACCTTCCTTTTTGCGCTGACAGTGAAAACCGGCATTGCAACCGCGCACGGACCGAACTTCGTCGAATTGCGCAGCGATGTATGGGAGCCTGTTGCAAGTAAATTCATGGATGTCTTACAAGCGACTGCAGGATCAGATATTGAGCAACATTCATCTGAAAAGTTCCAATCCAAATGGCAACATGATGCTCCGGATGATCCATACGTCTATAAATTGGATTCACCGACTGAATGGAAGTCGGTTGGATCAGGAAACACTGAATTGGAAGGGCGCTTTTTAGGCGGCTGTATAGATACGATCCGTCACCTTGTAGGAACCCCCTATGGTGATATTGCTTCATTCCAGAAAAACTTTTTGAACGATGAGCCGATTTTGTGGTATTTCGAGAACTGCGAAATGAACGCCACCGATTTTCACCGGACAATGCTTCAGTTTGTCTATGCAGGATGGTTTGAAAATTCAACGGGCATCCTCTTCGGTCGCTCCCCTGCCGGTCAAGAAGTTAACGGGTTCACCGTATTGGATTCAATGGAAAGAATAAAAGAGCTGACCGGATTGCCGATCGTTTACGATGCCGACGTAGGTCATGTTCCGCCACAAATTACATTTGTAAATGGGGCGAGCGGAAGAGTGACTATGGAAAATGGAAAAGGAAAAGGAAAAGTCATAACTACGCTTCGATAA